The Bacillus sp. FJAT-27916 genomic interval ATTCTGGCAGAGGGAATCGTTGAGAACAGAGGAGAGAAAAGATTTGAGGATAAAGAAAGAGCCGATTCGTTTAATAAGAATCGGCTCCTTCTTTATGAATGGGGTATGTAGGACTCGAACCTACGACCTGATGATTAAGAGTCAACTGCTCTACCAGCTAAGCTAATACCCCGTTAGATTATGTATTTATTATATACATAGCGTAATAAGATTTGCAAAATAATTGCTTGTGTTAATTTTTAGAGCATTTGGAAGGATAAAGGGGTTGAAAATGAAGCGTTTTCACCGTGATAAACACCAAAAGGATATTATGCCTAAAAAATGTTTATAGCGTGATTTTTCGCTTCCATCATGATTATAGGGATTCTCTAAAGCAAAAAGGGAAATCGAGTTGGGGACGCTTTTTCCGATATAAACCAATTCTAACTCAACAATAAAATGAATTATGCGGGCAAATTCGGTGAAAACTAGAATTTGCCCCTTTTTATTATGAACGAATTATTACCTTCATTTATTTCACTAATCGGGTTGATGAGACAAGATAAGAGGCATATAATTTATATATGAACACATACTCATATATTCACATATAAATAGTAGCAGGCTGGAGGTGTAACTTATCTTGATGGAGGAAAATAAACCTTGTGGAGATTTGGATGAAGAAACATTATTTCTTGTGTCACAAACCTTTAAGGCGTTGAGTGATCCGACAAGAATTCGTATCTTGAATTTGCTTTGTACAGAGGAACATTCCGTCACAGAAATTGCCGATCTTCTAAACTTAGGGCAATCAACCGTATCCCATCAATTGCGTTTTTTGAAGCAGCTCCGCTTAGTGAAATTCAGGAGAGAGGGCACGACATTATACTATTCTAAGGATGACGATCATATTATGCATCTTTTAATGCAGGCAATCGAACATGCTGCCCATCATTAAAGAAACATCAAGGAGGAGATTTACATGGGACATGATCATGACCATTCACATGCACATACATCGAATAAAAAGGTGCTGCTAGTATCCTTTATCATTATAACGGCCTTTATGTTTGTGGAAGCGGTTGGAGGTTATTTGACGAATAGCTTGGCCCTTTTATCAGATGCGGGACATATGCTAAGTGATTCCGTATCACTTGGAATTGCCCTCCTTGCTTTTATGTTAGGGGAAAAGACACCAAGTCAAAGCAAGACATATGGGTATAAACGCTTTGAAATATTGGCCGCTGTTTTGAATGGGGTAACCCTCATCTTAATTGCCCTTTATATTTTTTATGAAGCGATTGAGCGGTTCGCCAATCCACCTGAGGTTGCGACTTCAGGCATGCTTGCGATTAGCATCATCGGATTATTGGTTAATATATTTGTTGCCTGGTTCATGATGAGAGGCGGAGGGACAGAAGAAAACTTGAATATGCGCGGAGCCTACCTGCATGTGCTTAGTGATATGCTTGGGTCGATAGGAGCAATTGCGGCGGCCCTTCTCATGATGTTCTTCGGCTGGGGCTGGGCGGATCCGCTTGCAAGTGTCATTGTGGCCGTGCTTGTGCTTCGCAGTGGGTATTATGTCACAAAATCCAGCTTGCACGTCTTAATGGAGGGGACACCAACGAATGTAGATGTTCAGAACGTCATCGAGACGATTGAAGGGAAGAAGGGCATCAAAGGGATTCATGACCTTCACGTCTGGTCCATCACGAGCGGATTTAACGCGATGTCCTGCCACGCAGTCGTAGACAGCAACTTAACCATTGCAGAAAGTGAAAAAATGCTCCAGGATATCGAGCATGACCTCGGTCATATCGGCATTCAGCATGTCACGATCCAGCTCGAAACCCCTGGTCATCTTCATGAGGATTCCCTTCTTTGCAAAGCGAAGGGGGAAGACGGACACGGCCATCATCACCATCATCATCATTGAGAAAAGCACGCCTTTGTGGCGTGTTTTTTTGTGAAAACAAATGGAATATTCTGCATGATGTGTTAAAATTCTTTTCAACTATATAAGGGGGGATAGTTGTGAAGAGTTGTTTTATATGTGAGAAGCATGCAGGTAACATCGAAACGGCTGGAGTGGCCATTTATGAAGACCAGTATCTTTATGTTGGGCATATTGACCGGAACGGCAGACCAAATTATTTAGGGCATATCATGATTGATTTGAAAAGACATGTCCCGACACTAGCAGAGATGACCATCGACGAAGCTAAGGC includes:
- a CDS encoding ArsR/SmtB family transcription factor: MEENKPCGDLDEETLFLVSQTFKALSDPTRIRILNLLCTEEHSVTEIADLLNLGQSTVSHQLRFLKQLRLVKFRREGTTLYYSKDDDHIMHLLMQAIEHAAHH
- a CDS encoding cation diffusion facilitator family transporter, which codes for MGHDHDHSHAHTSNKKVLLVSFIIITAFMFVEAVGGYLTNSLALLSDAGHMLSDSVSLGIALLAFMLGEKTPSQSKTYGYKRFEILAAVLNGVTLILIALYIFYEAIERFANPPEVATSGMLAISIIGLLVNIFVAWFMMRGGGTEENLNMRGAYLHVLSDMLGSIGAIAAALLMMFFGWGWADPLASVIVAVLVLRSGYYVTKSSLHVLMEGTPTNVDVQNVIETIEGKKGIKGIHDLHVWSITSGFNAMSCHAVVDSNLTIAESEKMLQDIEHDLGHIGIQHVTIQLETPGHLHEDSLLCKAKGEDGHGHHHHHHH